One window of the Podospora pseudocomata strain CBS 415.72m chromosome 7, whole genome shotgun sequence genome contains the following:
- a CDS encoding hypothetical protein (EggNog:ENOG503PR0U), giving the protein MVSQQELDAIVDDHASLKKITLKVTVGVFFALSILSVVARVAIRLKTLRRLSLDDYLLFMAATALTVTTGLLLHSCDRIYLSAALQKDPALAFLISSELLMDLLNHATQQFHTFLILAWTAIFFVKFSFLAFFRQLIWKTRVQRYYWAVVGITIVSYLFFVAEPFILCSEFGIKALSCFSPSKNILYISLTGVVTGLDATTDLMIVSIPIIILYQAKIRTRQKVALGMFLCLSLVMVCIAITRASKIKGAQGIDIPWEFFWQFMEATIAVLMGSLTVFRTLLAFQTNKNSEERKGAAGPSPKSRALFSFHERMRRWREKRAQHSDEESLSDLPQIPSATMSGMRTFIRRNNRDEGLETSAGTVRVLSQNDTLAENFDASSHHRVAVTPNKQDDHRVDSRQGNGVSWPLLSSGYVLISTEIRQERLTTERDELHSSHMTSLAGSTVQGDWESTYRESGQPGSVYRDSRQYAYNPQMSR; this is encoded by the exons ATGGTTTCCCAGCAAGAACTAGATGCGATTGTTGACGACCATGCCAGTCTCAAAAAGATCACTCTTAAA GTCACAGTGGGCGTCTTCTTTGCCTTGTCCATCCTGTCGGTAGTTGCACGAGTAGCCATCCGCCTCAAGACGCTGAGGCGATTATCTTTGGATGATTATCTCTTGTTTATGGCAGCCACAGCCCTAACGGTGACAACCGGCCTGCTTCTTCACAGCTGCGACCGCATCTATCTCTCGGCCGCGCTCCAAAAAGACCCCGCACTAGCCTTTCTAATTAGTTCGGAGCTCTTGATGGACCTTCTGAATCATGCAACACAGCAGTTTCACACCTTCCTCATCCTTGCATGGACCGCaatcttcttcgtcaaaTTCTCCTTTCTCGCCTTCTTCCGGCAATTGATCTGGAAGACAAGGGTCCAACGCTATTACTGGGCCGTAGTAGGGATCACCATCGTCTCGTACCTTTTCTTTGTGGCAGAGCCATTTATTCTGTGTTCCGAATTTGGGATTAAGGCTC TTTCCTGTTTTTCCCCTTCAAAAAACATCCTCTACATATCTCTGACCGGCGTCGTGACTGGCCTGGACGCAACCACCGACCTCATGATTGTTAGTATCCCAATCATTATTCTCTACCAAGCAAAGATCCGGACCCGACAAAAGGTGGCCCTTGGGATGTTTCTCTGCCTGTCCTTGGTCATGGTATGTATTGCCATCACAAGGGCCAGCAAAATTAAAGGAGCACAGGGCATCGATATCCCGTGGGAGTTCTTCTGGCAGTTCATGGAAGCAACTATCGCAGTGCTAATGGGCTCGTTGACTGTTTTCCGCACCTTACTCGCATTCCAAACGAACAAGAATTCAGAAGAGCGGAAAGGAGCGGCAGGCCCGAGCCCTAAATCGCGAGCTTTGTTTTCCTTTCACGAACGCATGAGGCGATGGCGGGAAAAAAGGGCACAGCATAGTGACGAGGAGTCTCTCAGCGACCTCCCCCAGATCCCAAGTGCTACTATGTCGGGAATGCGTACCTTTATACGGCGCAATAACCGTGATGAGGGCCTTGAAACTTCAGCTGGCACTGTGAGAGTCCTCTCGCAGAACGACACACTGGCCGAGAACTTCGATGCCTCTTCGCACCACCGTGTCGCTGTGACACCCAACAAGCAAGATGACCATCGCGTCGACTCTCGACAAGGCAACGGGGTATCATGGCCTTTGCTAAGCTCTGGATATGTGCTCATATCGACTGAAATCAGACAAGAACGGTTAACCACGGAGAGAGATGAGCTACACTCATCCCATATGACCAGCCTGGCTGGTTCAACAGTCCAAGGGGACTGGGAGAGCACCTATCGCGAAAGTGGTCAGCCTGGATCTGTGTATCGGGATAGCCGCCAGTACGCCTACAATCCGCAGATGTCGCGATAG
- a CDS encoding hypothetical protein (EggNog:ENOG503P76M; COG:S), translating to MRTSVVSLAVFIVGALASPINMDMARAEQQVEVPAALQIQLRDTECAAKRNGDENKYNRHGHMTYYEVGPGACGHDDSGKGYTHNIVAISSALVSGQGTGDACGRRISIKGHDGKKVTAVVRDKCPSCPPGGIDVSPKVFKELVGSLDVGKTEVSWTFI from the coding sequence ATGAGGACCTCCGTTGTTTCCTTGGCCGTGTTCATTGTTGGTGCTCTCGCCAGCCCTATCAACATGGACATGGCCCGTGCCGAGCAGCAAGTTGAGGTGCCCGCTGCTCTCCAGATCCAGCTCCGGGACACGGAGTGTGCCGCCAAACGCAATGGAGACGAAAATAAATACAACCGCCACGGACACATGACGTACTACGAAGTCGGACCTGGTGCCTGTGGTCACGACGACAGTGGCAAGGGTTATACTCACAACATCGTGGCTATTTCATCGGCACTGGTGAGCGGTCAAGGTACCGGCGATGCTTGTGGCCGCAGGATTTCCATCAAGGGCCACGATGGCAAGAAGGTCACTGCCGTTGTCCGTGACAAGTGCCCTTCGTGCCCCCCCGGTGGGATCGATGTCAGCCCAAAGGTTTTCAAGGAGCTTGTGGGTAGTTTGGACGTGGGGAAGACTGAAGTGTCATGGACTTTCATTTAG
- the RAD5 gene encoding DNA helicase rad5 (EggNog:ENOG503NURH; COG:L) — MDFADSDEPPSKRRRFFSGAQPQEEHATQYANLSSPPPNDFPKTAATSDMNPAVIAFDQPTFESFVGETVSPDIITILKEHCGDNIERAINLYLDGTWRTLKRKAPPTATMRPGPKSPTQSNRASLKVPHQAPATFHSMPESRYIGAFGAEGWATRSGAGLVKHGDIVMIERHKIQPPKTKVQSKLTAATARRNDVIVRFSDRTGREIGRLAKETADWVSTLIDQKICKFEGICVYAPDRLRTNDTVYLQLRCSLLRSCFLGRGFQVADNRDASPFDQGESTEEKCLRLRQVALVRLFQEINLVPTRANSAAAKHRRQELLQAAEMEDKKEKEKPTTRSESQDNPSSSPNSDENEDGQELEQDQLDALYKKAQSFDFNTPEAEPADTFAMTLRPYQKQSLYWMMAKEKDQQNKEHEESMHPLWEEYTWPLKDYDDKDLPQVPDQPAFYINPYSGDLSLEFPRQEQHCLGGILADEMGLGKTIQMLSLIHSHRSDVAVKARQSPPHSVGFVNQLPRLSVINGASIAANAPCTTLVVAPMSLLAQWQSEAEKASKEGTLKSMVYYGAEKNADLLTLCSEANAQNAPDLIITSYGVVLSEFTQIASKGGDRATTRGLFSLNFFRVILDEAHNIKNRQAKTSRACYEITAEHRWALTGTPIVNKLEDLFSLVRFLRVEPWNNFSFWRTFITVPFESTDFVRALDVVQTVLEPLVMRRTKDMKTPDGLPLVPLPPKHVEIVDIELSKAERDVYEYVFTSAKRTFNANVEAGTVMKAFTSIFAQILRLRQSCCHPVLVRHLSANADDEEAAAAADAAAGLADDMDLQALIERFTATTDDAADSNAFGAHVLNQIRDEASNECPICAEEPIIDQTVTGCWHSACKKCLLDYIQYQTDKNELPKCFQCREPINNRDLFEVVRHDDDLDDGRPGDGPRVTLQRLGVNNSSAKIVTLIKKLRELRKGHPTIKSVVFSQFTSFLSLIEPALTQANMHFVRLDGSMSQKARAAVLEEFKESKRFTVLLLSLKAGGVGLNLTMAKRVFMMDPWWSFAIEAQAIDRVHRMGQEDEVKIYRFIAKGSVEERMLKIQERKKFIASSLGMMSDEEKRVQRIEDIRELLS, encoded by the exons ATGGACTTTGCCGACTCAGACGAACCCCCAAGCAAAAGACGCCGCTTCTTTTCCGGCGCacaacctcaagaagaacATGCGACTCAATATGCGAACCTCtcgtccccaccaccaaatgACTTCCCGAAAACTGCTGCTACTTCCGACATGAATCCCGCCGTGATAGCTTTTGACCAACCTACCTTCGAGAGCTTCGTTGGCGAGACCGTCAGccccgacatcatcaccatcctcaaagAACATTGCGGGGACAATATCGAGAGGGCAATCAACCTCTATCTTGACGGCACCTGGAGGACCCTGAAAAGGAAGGCCCCGCCAACTGCCACGATGCGACCCGGCCCCAAGTCCCCCACACAAAGCAACAGAGCCAGTTTAAAGGTGCCTCACCAAGCGCCAGCCACATTCCACTCGATGCCTGAATCACGCTATATCGGCGCCTTTGGTGCCGAAGGCTGGGCAACACGAAGTGGCGCTGGTCTTGTGAAGCATGGAGATATCGTCATGATTGAACGTCATAAGATCCAGCCTCCCAAGACCAAAGTACAATCCAAGCTCACGGCCGCTACTGCGAGGAGGAACGATGTGATTGTCCGCTTCTCTGATAGGACTGGTCGAGAGATCGGCCGTCTGGCAAAAGAAACCGCTGATTGGGTCTCGACTTTGATAGACCAAAAGATATGCAAATTCGAGGGCATATGTGTATATGCTCCTGACCGGCTTCGGACAAACGACACTGTTTATCTCCAGCTCAGATGTTCGCTCTTGCGGTCTTGTTTTCTTGGAAGGGGGTTCCAAGTCGCCGATAACAGAGATGCCAGTCCGTTCGATCAAGGCGAGTCGACAGAGGAAAAGTGTTTGCGGCTGCGGCAGGTAGCTCTCGTCAGGCTCTTCCAGGAGATCAACCTGGTCCCAACCCGAGCAAAttctgccgccgccaaacaTCGACGTCAAGAACTACTTCAGGCGGCCGAAATGGAGGataagaaagaaaaggaaaaaccaacaacccggTCAGAATCTCAGGACAACCCATCCTCTTCTCCGAACTCTGACGAGAACGAAGATGGGCAAGAACTAGAGCAAGACCAGCTTGACGCGCTCTACAAGAAAGCCCAGTCATTCGACTTCAATACGCCCGAGGCCGAGCCAGCTGATACCTTTGCCATGACTCTTCGTCCCTATCAAAAACAGTCTCTGTATTGGATGATGGCGAAGGAAAAGGACCAGCAAAACAAGGAGCATGAGGAGTCTATGCATCCTCTTTGGGAAGAGTACACCTGGCCTCTGAAGGACTACGATGATAAGGACCTGCCCCAGGTCCCCGATCAACCTGCATTTTATATCAACCCATACTCGGGAGATTTATCTTTAGAATTCCCGCGTCAAGAACAGCACTGTCTGGGGGGTATTCTGGCTGATGAAATGGGGTTGGGAAAAACGATCCAAATGCTCAGCCTGATTCATTCGCATAGGTCCGATGTGGCAGTGAAAGCACGGcagtctcctcctcactcaGTTGGCTTTGTTAATCAGCTTCCCCGTCTGTCCGTCATCAATGGCGCAAGTATCGCAGCCAACGCCCCATGTACGACCCTGGTTGTTGCGCCAATGTCCCTGCTGGCCCAGTGGCAGAGTGAAGCCGAGAAGGCTTCAAAGGAGGGCACCCTGAAGTCCATGGTCTACTATGGAGCCGAGAAAAATGCTGATCTCTTGACCTTATGCTCTGAAGCCAACGCCCAAAATGCTCCGGATCTAATCATCACCAGTTAtggtgtggtgttgtcggAATTCACTCAGATTGCATCAAAAGGTGGTGACAGGGCGACCACTCGTGGTCTCTTTTCACTCAACTTCTTCCGGGTTATCTTGGACGAGGCACACAATATCAAGAATCGACAGGCCAAGACTTCAAGAGCTTGTTATGAAATTACGGCGGAGCACAGATGGGCGCTGACGGGCACCCCGATTGTGAACAAGCTAGAGGACCTATTCAGCCTCGTCCGGTTTCTGCGGGTGGAGCCCTGGAAtaacttttctttttggcgtACGTTCATCACGGTGCCCTTTGAATCCACAGATTTTGTGCGGGCCTTGGATGTTGTCCAAACGGTCTTAGAACCCTTGGTGATGAGGCGGACGAAGGACATGAAGACTCCCGACGGTTTACCACTGGTTCCACTTCCGCCGAAACACGTCGAAATTGTCGACATCGAGCTCTCCAAGGCTGAGCGCGACGTGTACGAGTATGTCTTCACTAGCGCCAAGCGCACATTCAATGCCAATGTGGAGGCAGGCACTGTGATGAAGGCTTTTACCAGCATCTTTGCCCAGATTTTACGTCTTAGACAATCCTGTTGTCACCCTGTCCTCGTTCGCCATCTCAGTGCCAATgcagatgacgaagaagctgctgccgctgcagACGCGGCTGCCGGATTGGCAGACGATATGGATCTCCAGGCCCTCATTGAACGCTTTACAGCGACGACAGATGATGCCGCCGACTCCAACGCTTTCGGCGCCCATGTGCTGAACCAGATCCGAGACGAGGCGTCCAACGAGTGTCCCATTTGCGCCGAGGAACCGATCATTGACCAAACCGTAACTGGGTGTTGGCATTCCGCTTGCAAAAAGTGCTTGCTTGACTATATCCAGTATCAAACAGACAAGAACGAGTTGCCAAAGTGTTTCCAGTGTCGTGAGCCTATCAACAACCGAGATTTATTTGAGGTTGTCcgtcatgatgatgatctcgATGATGGAAGGCCTGGTGATGGGCCGCGTGTTACGCTGCAGCGCCTCGGGGTCAACAACTCTTCTGCAAAGATTGTGACACTCATCAAGAAACTACGTGAGCTGCGGAAGGGACACCCTACAATTAAGTCCGTCGTCTTCAGTCAGTTCACGTCGTTTCTTTCTCTCATCGAACCAGCTCTCACCCAAGCCAACATGCATTTCGTGCGACTGGATGGTTCAATGAGCCAAAAGGCCCGGGCCGCTGTACTCGAGGAGTTCAAAGAGTCCAAACGATTTACCGTGCTCTTACTCAGTCTTAAGGCAGGCGGGGTTGGACTGAACCTTACCATGGCAAAAAGGGTGTTTATGATGGACCCTTGGTGGAGTTTCGCAATCGAGGCGCAAGCTATCGACAGAGTACACCGGATGGGTCaagaggacgaggtcaagaTTTACCGCTTCATTGCAAAGGGCAgcgtggaggagaggatgctCAAGATACAAGAAAGGAAAAAGTTCAT TGCCTCGTCCCTTGGAATGATGTCAGACGAGGAAAAGAGGGTCCAGAGGATTGAAGACATCAGGGAGCTTCTTAGCTAG
- a CDS encoding hypothetical protein (COG:I; EggNog:ENOG503NW5K) → MYRSIRTAGHGLKWTAPRWVRECRRGIVTDADVTQSRDYCLNQLKHSDYETYLIRQFVPRSANDAYHALRTLNLELARLPETVSNPTIGRLRIQFWRDTIERVFAGSPPREPIAILLHSAIAQLKSRAGDGSASSLKFWLLRFLKTRERHMENRPFVSLAALEDYSENTYATLMYMTLAFMPMRSVHMDHLASHIGKACGIVATLRGIPVLAAPSTPIQGPSGANLGSTRSPALLLPLDVMADAGLKEEDVFRMGPNAEGLQDAVFHVATRANDHLITAREMLKNLRLGKGPDHDYEHEGEAEHVYSSAAHNVETAGSDIKRGFGVLLEAVAAGDYLKRLENANFDPFKVKKSWKLPWSLWQALRHEQI, encoded by the exons ATGTATCGGTCGATTCGAACTGCTGGCCATGGCCTGAAGTGGACGGCCCCCCGATGGGTTCGAGAATGCCGTCGCGGCATTGTCACAGATGCCGATGTGACTCAGTCCCGCGACTACTGTCTAAACCAGCTCAA ACATAGCGATTATGAGACCTACTTGATACGGCAGTTTGTTCCGCGGTCAGCAAACGATGCATACCATGCGCTCCGGACACTCAATCTCGAGCTTGCTCGGCTTCCCGAAACcgtctccaaccccaccatcgGCCGACTGCGCATCCAGTTCTGGCGTGACACAATCGAGAGGGTCTTTGCTGGAAGCCCGCCTCGAGAACCTATCGCCATCTTGTTGCACAGTGCTATTGCGCAATTGAAGTCCAGGGCTGGGGATGGAAGTGCCAGCTCTCTCAAATTCTGGCTGCTGAGGTTTCTCAAAACAAGGGAACGGCACATGGAGAACAGGCCCTTCGTCAGTTTGGCCGCTCTGGAGGACTATTCCGAGAACACCTACGCGACCTTGATGTACATGACGCTGGCTTTCATGCCCATGCGGTCTGTCCACATGGATCACCTCGCCAGCCATATTGGCAAAGCTTGCGGCATTGTCGCGACACTACGGGGAATTCCAGTGCTCGCGGCACCTTCAACGCCCATCCAGGGTCCCTCAGGGGCCAATCTCGGGAGCACCCGAAGCCCGGCGCTTCTGCTTCCCCTGGATGTCATGGCGGATGCGGGCTTGAAAGAGGAAGATGTCTTTCGAATGGGTCCTAACGCTGAGGGACTTCAGGATGCTGTTTTCCACGTCGCCACGCGTGCCAATGATCATCTTATTACAGCCCGGGAGATGCTCAAGAACCTGAGGTTGGGAAAAGGGCCTGATCACGACTATGAACACGAAGGTGAAGCCGAACATGTGTATTCATCTGCTGCACACAACGTCGAGACTGCTGGTTCCGATATCAAGCGTGGGTTTGGTGTGTTGCTGGAGGCTGTTGCAGCCGGGGATTATCTGAAGCGTTTGGAAAACGCCAACTTTGACCCCTTCAAGGTAAAGAAAAGTTGGAAGCTTCCCTGGTCGTTATGGCAGGCGCTTAGGCATGAGCAAATTTGA
- the LDB19 gene encoding Endocytosis regulator (EggNog:ENOG503NVE5; COG:S) yields the protein MPHRVANFFRSSTHSLEHQVSNFTKKSSSGSRRRASPPGSGRSTGSELVAYTSEEELDDSHAPPYVPRLKMGDSRTSSFTSDSHKEKDHGHHHRLSFPGMHFGRSNKESHVHTPASLDWKLESPPIVMYGNAENSTGALLSGQLFLHIKDEALEIESFTATLTIRVSQKKPFANHCAECTSQCTEIKKWSMLEHPLVMMRGQHSFPFSVLMEGHLPASMETPLVSISYEFKAEAIPRSNGITPVPPIRLEKVLDVKRSLPASEIPHHSVRVFPPTNIKASAHYPHVIHPIGSYTLALRLDGISKLNPRVNTIEYWKLKKLTWRLEETIKTVAPACGRHSPRLGDSEEGAQPKKGIVRSDTRIIGEKTLFSGWKSDYTSANDAKVELELEYSLGKHARSACDTKSQDGTEVSHQLMVEMVVSQEWAPVNKPSLVTHTGVGRILRMHFGTILTERGGIGISWDNEAPPIYQDVPPSPPAYSQETNLHSDASIAEMIEPLDGALTAGPVHRLVVEEEGGSSRGHWRASSEGR from the exons ATGCCACACCGGGTAGCCAACTTCTTCCGGTCGTCGACCCATTCCCTGGAGCACCAAGTTTCGAATTTCACCAAAAAGTCATCCTCGGGTTCCCGGAGACGGGCCTCCCCACCCGGCAGCGGAAGAAGTACGGGCTCAGAGCTAGTGGCCTATACATCTGAAGAGGAGCTTGACGATTCCCATGCTCCGCCCTACGTTCCACGCTTGAAGATGGGCGACTCCCGGACCAGCAGTTTTACCTCGGATTCACACAAAGAAAAGGATCAtgggcaccaccaccggctcTCGTTCCCCGGCATGCATTTTGGGCGGTCCAACAAGGAGAGCCATGTACACACCCCCGCCTCGCTGGACTGGAAGCTCGAGTCTCCGCCCATCGTCATGTACGGGAATGCCGAGAACAGCACTGGCGCTCTGCTATCCGGGCAGCTCTTTCTCCACATCAAGGATGAGGCCCTGGAGATCGAATCGTTTACAGCGACGCTCACTATCCGGGTATCGCAAAAGAAGCCTTTTGCCAACCACTGTGCCGAGTGCACCAGTCAGTGTACCGAGATCAAAAAGTGGTCTATGCTCGAGCACcccttggtgatgatgagag GCCAACATTCGTTCCCATTCTCTGTGCTCATGGAGGGCCATTTACCTGCCAGCATGGAAACTCCTCTCGTCTCGATCTCATACGAGTTCAAAGCCGAAGCCATTCCCCGGAGCAACGGCATCACCCCGGTACCGCCCATCAGGCTCGAAAAGGTGCTCGATGTCAAACGCAGTCTACCAGCATCCGAGATACCACATCACTCCGTCCGAGtgttcccccccaccaacatcaaggCCAGTGCGCACTACCCTCACGTCATACACCCGATTGGAAGCTACACTTTGGCACTTCGACTGGATGGAATCTCTAAGCTCAATCCAAGGGTGAACACGATAGAATACTGGAAactcaagaagctcacgTGGCGACTGGAGGAAACGATCAAGACGGTAGCACCGGCATGCGGTCGGCACAGTCCCAGATTGGGAGATAGTGAGGAGGGCGCGCAGCCCAAGAAAGGCATCGTTCGTAGCGACACGCGGATCATTGGTGAAAAGACGCTGTTCTCGGGCTGGAAAAGTGACTATACCAGCGCCAATGACGCCAAGGTGGAGCTCGAGCTGGAGTACAGCCTAGGGAAGCACGCCAGGTCTGCCTGTGATACCAAGAGCCAGGATGGGACCGAAGTGAGTCACCAGctgatggtggagatggtggtctCTCAGGAATGGGCGCCAGTGAACAAGCCCTCTCTGGTCACTCACACCGGGGTTGGACGCATCCTGCGCATGCATTTCGGCACCATTTTGACGGAGCGCGGGGGCATTGGGATCAGCTGGGATAACGAAGCCCCGCCTATTTATCAAGATGTGCCCCCCAGCCCGCCGGCCTATTCTCAAGAAACCAATCTGCACAGCGACGCGTCAATTGCCGAGATGATTGAGCCACTGGATGGCGCTCTGACAGCGGGCCCGGTGCacaggttggtggtggaagaggaaggaggaagcTCTCGCGGTCATTGGAGGGCAAGTTCTGAAGGGAGGTGA
- a CDS encoding hypothetical protein (EggNog:ENOG503NUYB; COG:J): MNNKSAKQLPHEKRKGEAALSDFAEYVEQQQALRFPLSRAPATSSVAHHSATAKSAQADADHEHHDELDDILDSLDLSDPAPRVRLREFLLSPESSTDALEGLSEIIQKRLLEGHGETVFDVGVEDNGDSMKLTRDEWDTAYKRIIDAAKKLGADCQLLLTKNVGGELDGAPTKDKDCSGKVMVRQAPSTVEEVIETRIAVVGNVDAGKSSMLGVLVKGDLDDGRGKARVNLFRHKHEIETGRTSSVGMEIMGFDTKGEVVVSDTPGRKLSWEEIGKRSAKVITFSDLAGHERYLRTTVFGLLSSSPNYCLLMVAANNGLIGMSKEHLGIALALNVPVMVVITKIDICPPQILEQTVNQITRILKSPGARKIPIFIKNLEECINTATQFVSQRICPIFQVSNVTGENLDLVRSFLNILPHHGRYDAEAPFEFHVNDTFSVPHVGTVVSGIVKSGVIHAGDDVQIGPDSLGRFTQTSIRSIERKRIGVPMASAGQSASFALRRIRRKDVRKGMVVLAKLDGTPPKVYREFVAEVLILSHATTIKTKYQAMLHVGPVSQTCAIIDVDRPFIRTGDRATVAFRFVQRPEYLAPGDRLLFREGRTKGLGIVKSVGYDPSQPLMAKQGDEGTAPLPQTATEESKGAEVMADA, encoded by the exons ATGAACAACAAATCTGCAAAACAGTTGCCGCACGAGAAGCggaaaggagaagcagcCCTCAGCGACTTCGCCGAGTATGTCGAACAGCAACAAGCGCTACGTTTTCCGCTTTCCAGAGCACCCGCGACCAGCAGTGTTGCCCACCATTCTGCCACAGCCAAGAGTGCCCAGGCCGACGCCGACCATGAGCACCATGACGAGCTCGATGACATTCTCGACAGCCTCGACCTTTCTGACCCAGCGCCGCGCGTGAGGTTACGAGAGTTTCTACTGTCTCCGGAAAGCAGCACGGACGCCCTGGAGGGGCTCTCCGAGATCATACAGAAACGGTTACtggagggccatggcgagaCCGTGTTTGATGTGGGCGTGGAGGACAATGGCGACAGCATGAAGCTTACACGAGATGAATGGGACACGGCATACAAACGCATCATCGACGCCGCAAAGAAGCTCGGGGCAGACTGTCAGCTCTTGTTGACCAAGAACGTGGGCGGGGAGCTGGATGGAGCTCCCACCAAAGACAAGGATTGCAGCGGCAAAGTGATGGTACGACAGGCTCCTTCCACCGTCGAGGAGGTCATCGAGACCAGGATAGCAGTGGTGGGAAATGTTGACGCCGGGAAAAGTTCCATGCTGGGTGTGCTGGTCAAAGGCGATCTTGACGATGGAAGGGGCAAGGCGCGAGTCAACCTGTTCCGGCACAAGCACGAAATCGAGACAGGGCGGACATCGTCTGTCGGCATGGAAATTATGGGGTTCGATACCAAGGGCGAAGTTGTAGTGTCCGACACACCAGGCCGCAAGCTATcgtgggaggagattggaAAACGCAGCGCCAAAGTAATCACTTTTAGCGATCTGGCTGGTCATGAACGTTATCTTCGCACCACGGTCTTTGGACTGTTGTCTAGCAGCCCAAACTACTGCCTGCtgatggtggcggcgaaCAATGGGCTGATCGGCATGAGCAAAGAACATCTTGGCATTGCCCTTGCCCTGAACGTGCCCGTGATGGTTGTCATCACCAAGATAGACATCTGTCCGCCACAGATTCTGGAACAGACGGTCAACCAGATCACCAGAATACTAAAGAGCCCGGGGGCCCGGAAAATACCAATATTCATCAAGAACCTCGAAGAGTGCATCAACACGGCCACCCAGTTTGTGAGCCAGCGTATCTGCCCTATCTTCCAGGTCTCCAATGTGACGGGTGAGAACCTCGACCTGGTCCGATCCTTTCTCAACATTCTGCCACACCACGGCCGCTACGACGCCGAGGCTCCATTCGAGTTCCACGTCAATGACACCTTCAGTGTGCCGCACGTCGGAACGGTAGTGAGTGGTATCGTGAAGTCCGGCGTCATCCACGCAGGCGACGATGTACAAATAGGGCCGGACTCCCTGGGTCGGTTTACCCAGACATCTATCCGTTCGATCGAGAGGAAAAGAATTGGTGTCCCCATGGCATCCGCCGGCCAGTCCGCCTCATTTGCCCTTCGTAGAATACGACGCAAGGATGTGAGGAAAGGGATGGTTGTTCTCGCCAAGTTGGACGGCACCCCCCCCAAAGTCTATCGCGAGTTTGTTGCTGAAG TCCTCATCCTGTCACACGCCACGACGATCAAAACCAAGTACCAGGCCATGTTGCATGTCGGACCTGTTTCGCAAACTTGTGCCATCATTGACGTTGATCGCCCCTTTATACGAACTGGTGACCGAGCTACAGTCGCGTTTCGCTTTGTGCAACGGCCCGAGTATCTTGCGCCGGGAGATCGGTTACTTTTCCGCGAGGGGAGAACAAAAGGTCTGGGGATCGTCAAGAGTGTTGGGTATGATCCGTCTCAGCCTTTGATGGCCAAACAGGGAGACGAGGGTACTGCCCCCCTTCCACAAACAGCAACAGAGGAGAGTAAAGGAGCTGAGGTGATGGCCGACGCATGA
- the LSM3 gene encoding U4/U6-U5 snRNP complex subunit lsm3 (COG:A; EggNog:ENOG503P542): protein MADVAEEAPSVSEPLDLVRLLLDEVVFVKLRGDRELKGRLHAYDSHCNLVLGDVEETIYVVEDEENDEEVKTISRKSEMLFVRGDSVVLISPQSRIH from the exons ATGGCCGATGTTGCAGAGGAGGCGCCTTCCGTTTCGGAGCCCCTCGATCTCGTCCGCCTGCTGCTCGACGAGGTTGTGTTTGTGAAGCTGAGGGGAGACCGTGAGCTCAAGGGTCGGCTCCAC GCTTACGACAGCCATTGTAACCTCGTcttgggggatgtggaggagacgaTATACGTGGTTGAAGACGAGGAGAACGACGAAGAAGTCAAG ACTATCAGCCGGAAATCCGAGATGCTTTTTGTCAGAG GTGATAGCGTTGTGCTCATCTCCCCTCAGTCACGGATTCACTGA